GGCTTCCCGGTGAAGTCCATTTCACGAGCTCCCGGAAGTCCAAGGCAAGCCGAGTAGTTGTCCGGGCCGACACGAACCATCAGTTCGTCGTTGATGACGCCGCAGCACATATGTCCTTCGACCATGAAGGCCAGTCCACCGAAC
The nucleotide sequence above comes from Rhodothermales bacterium. Encoded proteins:
- a CDS encoding TfoX/Sxy family protein, with the translated sequence MPFSEALASRLRTALQGIPGIVEKKMFGGLAFMVEGHMCCGVINDELMVRVGPDNYSACLGLPGAREMDFTGKP